CACCAGGCGGTTGAAAAGCGTCGACTTGCCGACATTCGGACGACCGACGATCGCGACCGTGAAACTCATTCTTTTTCCTTAAAACTCAGCCCTGCGCGGCGGGCGCCTTGCCGGATGCGGTAATGAGATCAAGCATCATATGAGCGCGATTGGTAACATTGCGCGGGCTGTCGGTATCGTCGACGATTGACTGGAACCATTGCCGCGCCTGCGCCATGTTGCCGGCCTTGTAGGAAGCAAGGCCGAGCGCTTCGCGTGCCGAATGGCGGAAGGCGTTGCCCGGCACGGCCATTTCCTCGATCGCGGCCGAAACCTGTTCATAGGAGCCGTTTTCGATCAGCAGCCAGCCGGCCCGCATTTTTGCGGCATCGCGCACGGCGGCCGGAACGCCATTATCCTTGCCGATCTCGTTGAAGGCAGCAATCGCCGCGGCAGCGTCGCCCTTCTGCGCCTGAACGGTCGCCGCCCGCATGCGCGCCAGCACCGGATAGGCGCCATGGCCTTCCTTCTCCAGCTTATCGAGCGCGGCCAGCGCTTCGTCGTTCTTGTTTTCGTCGGCAAGCTTCATTGCCGCCAGGAACTGGTCGCCGGCGCCGGAGGAGCGGGTATCGTCCCAATATTCATAGAGCACCTTGCCGGCGGTGCCGACGACGATCAGGATGGCGACGACGATGATATAGCGGCCAAAGCGGCGCCAGACACCCTTCATCTGGTCGGACCGCAATTCCTCATTGACTTCACGGATGAAGCTGTCGTCGTTGAATGCCATTCTCGTCTCCGGCCGCGGAAATACCCAACACTATGCAAGATGCATATTGCCGGGCCTTCTACCCCATTTTGCCGCAGTTGTAAGGGGGATATGAAAGATTCGTTACATCACAAGCGGCGAAACGCCGATCGACCATTCGTGCAGCTTCCAGATGATCAGCGCCCAGACGACGATCCCGATGACGATCGCATAGAGATCGTATTTGGCCGACACGAACGGCCGGAGCACGATCTCGCCCGCCCGCTGCCGCCGTTTCAGCGAAATGCGCAGGATGACGCCCCAGGCGAGAAAGGCCGCAAACAGCAGCACCGACGAGGTCTCGCCATTGGCGAGCAGATGCGCCAGCGCCCAGATCTTCACCGACAGCACCATCGGATGTTTGGTCTTGGTCGCAATATGCCCCGCCGGCAGCAGCGAGGCGACCAGACAGATCATCGCGATCAGCATGAGCGTAATGGTGATATGCGCCATCCAGACCGGCGGATTGTAGAGTATGCCGGTCACCTGGCGGGCTTGGCCAAATCCGTAGATCAACAGGATCAGCGTCGCCAGGCTCGCGATCGAATAGCCGGCCCGCCAGCCCTTCTCGCCGAGGCTTGCGATCATCGAGGCGCGGAAGCCGGGGGCGACCACCCGCACCAGATGCACCCCGAGGAAAAGTATGATGCCGACGATAAGCAATGCCATGGCGGATCCCTTCCGTACCGTTTGTCATGGCTTAGCGGCTGGCGGGAAAAAATACCAGTTGAGACCGCAGCTTCGCCGCAATTCTATCGGAGGGAAACCGCGAACAAATTGTCGCGGTGCCCATGTCTCGTCCCCTCCTCTCCGCCTGTCTGGCTGTCTCCTTCCTTCTGCCTGTCACGGCAGAGGCGGTCGACCGGCCGAAACAGCTGGTCATCATCTCCTTCGACGGCGCCCACGACAATGCGCTCTGGCTGAAAAGCCGCGAGATGGCCGCAAAGAACGGCGCCCATTTCACCTATTTCCTCTCCTGCACCTTCCTGATGAACGAGGCGGCGAAGAAGGCCTACCAGGCGCCGCACCAGAGACGCGGAAAATCCAATGTCGGCTTCGCCCAGAGCGACGACGAGATCCGCGAACGCCTCGGCAATATTTGGCACGCCCATCTCGAAGGTCACGACATATCGAGCCACGCCTGCGGCCATTTCGATGGCCGCGAGTGGAGCGAGGCCGATTGGTCGGCCGAATACGCCACCTTCCACACCACCCTGAAGAATGCTTGGAAAGGCGTCGGTCTGGACGAGCCGGCCGGCTGGCAGGATCTCGTCGATCACGGCATCAAGGGTTTCCGCGCCCCCTACCTCTCCGCGACCGCGGGAGCCGACATGATTGCCGCCGAAAAGAAGGCGGGCTTCAGCTATGACGCGAGCCTCGTCACCAAAGGCCCGGCCATGCCTGTCGAGGAAGACGGCATCATCCGCTTCGGCCTGCCGCTGATCCCCGAAGGCCCAAGCGAAAAGCCGATCATCGGCATGGACTACAATCTCTTCGTGCGCCATTCGAAAGGCGAGGAAGACACCGCAGACAGTTCAGCCTTCGAGCAGCGCGCCTATTCAGCCTTCAAAGAGGCTTTTGACAAGCAATATGCCGGAAGCCGAATCCCCCTCCAGCTCGGCTTCCACTTCGTCGAGATGAACGGCGGCGCCTACTGGCGCGCCCTCGACCGTCTGGTCAGCGACGTCTGCCATCGAGCCGACGTCGCCTGCGTCAGCTATTCGGAAGCGATCCCGATGATCGAGGCGCGCGGAAGATTGCAGCAGACGTCGGGGCTATGACGGGATAGTTTTTAAAGCGAAACGTCGAACCGAGCGGCCCCCTCATCCGGCTACCGCCACCTCTCCCCGCTGGGGAGAAGAGACAAGCAGCGGCGTCTCAACTCCCTCTTCTCCCCAGCGGAGAGAAGGTGCCCGTAGGGCGGATGAGGGGCCACACGGCATGCCGTCATGGAATGCCCGCATACCCTTCCCCATCCAGGCAGCCCCACTCATCAACCGTCGGCGTGCACGACACCCGCATCACGCTCCAGATAACGCTGGTCGATATCCGGCAGCGGCTCATCGTCAATTGCTGCCTCGAAGGCCTTGAGGCGCTTGTGGATAGAGAGCAGCTCGATGATCGTTGTCCAGGAATTGACCAGATACTGGAACGAGTTGCTGACCTGCCCGAAGGCTGTCGAGATCTGCTGGAAGATACCGTAGGTGATAGTGCCCGCCACGATCGTCGGCACCAGCATGAAGACCACGAAGAGTGCGTCGGCCTGGATATAGAAATAGCGGGCGACATTGAAATACATGTAGTGGAAATACATGCGGTAATAGTTGCGGCGAACGTTGCCGAAGAGTTCGGTGACCGTCAGCGGCTGAGCCCGTTCCGCATGGTCTTCGCCATAGACCAACTCCTTGCGATAGGCCGCTTCGACGCGCTGGTTACGGAAGTTCAGGCCCGGCAGCTTGACGCCCGCGACCGCCAGCAAAACCGTGCCGAACGCCGACCAGAAGAGCGCCAGCCAGAAGAGCGAATTCGCCACCGGCCCAATGAACGGTAGTTCCGTCACATAATGCGACAGCGCCAGCAGGATCGGAAGGAATACCACGAGCGTCATCACCGAGTTGATGAGGCTGATGCCAAGACCTTCGAGCGTGCTCGAAAAGCGCATCGTGTCTTCCTGAACGCGCTGCGAGGCGCCTTCGATATGGCGCAGCTTTTCCCACTTCGACATGTAGAAATTGTTCATCGCCGTGCGCCAGCGGAAGATGTAGTGGCTGGTGAAAAAGTCGGTCATGATCGACACGAACATGCTGAGGAACGCGATCTGACAGAAGACCCACATCAAGCTATAAAAATTGTCGACGGAAATGCCCTGCTGCTTCGACAATGCGTTCTGCAGCAGGTCGCCGAATGGTCGGCGCCAGTTGTTGATCACGACGCTGATCTGGACGCCGAAATAGGTGACGAAGATGATCAGCGCCGACCCCCAGATCGACCACAACTTCCAGGGATGATGCAGCGCCTTCAGATGCCATGCGCCACAGAAAATCACCGCCGTAAGGAAGAAATAGCCGTAGAACCAAAGATTTTCGGGCAGCAGGAAGAACGACAGGTCGATGGGTTGCTGTTCTTCCGGAACAGGCCCATAGCCGAGCGATACACCGAGATGACCGGCGAAGAGATACCAGCCGGCGATCGAAATCAGCGTCCAAACCACGAGCGAGGTAAAGAACGCCTTCGGCTGGGGAAAAAAGGAATGAAACACGGGGAGCTTTGCTTTCCTGAACTGTGAGTCTCGGGAGTGTCGTGGAACACTGATTTTGCCGGAAACTAAGGCAGTTCGAAGGAAGCAGCAATGGGTTCAGCCGATTGTTACGCAGATGTAACGGGTTAAGCGATTTTCTTGATCACCGGCATCACAAGCGCCGCGCAGACAAGAAGTGCGGCGGCGGCAATCACCGTCGGAACGGTGAAACTGCCCGAGCGTTCGGCGATCCAGCCGGCAACGACAGGCCCGACGATCTGGCCGACACCGAAGGCTGCGGTCATCATCGCCAGGATCCGCCGCGGGCTCTCCGGGGAAAGTTTGCGGCCGATCTGCAGGCCGTAAGCGGTGATCGCCAGGAAGGTCGCCCCGAACAGCGCCCCGCCGATCAGCGGTGCGGCAGAGTGCGGCAGCATCACCGTTGCAAGCACGCCGGCGGCTTCGACCAGAAGTGCTGCGACATAGACGCCGCCGAGCCCGAGCGGCCTGACCAGCGGCTTCCAGGCAAATAGCGCCACCGCCGACGTCAGGCCCGCAATGAACCAGCAGAGAAATTCGACGAAGGCACCCGTGGAGGACAGGCGGGCGATGGTGACGAGAAAGGTCGCGGTGATCACATAGCCGAAGCCGAACAGGCCGTAGGACAGCGTGATCAGCACCATCGGCCGGCTCCAGACGAGGGCCGGCTCCTTGCCCGTACGCGCCGATTGCGCCGGCGCCGACGGCAAGAGCAGGAAGACCACGACGAGGCTTGCCGCGCAGTAGAGCGCGCCGCCGATCCAGTCGGCGCGCCAGCTGTCCTGGCCGCCGTGAAAGCCGAGGCCGATGAGAAACACCATGATCGAGGACAGCGCGATCCCCGCCCCCGGCCCGCCGAAATGCGCTGCCTGCACATGGTCGTTGCCGGCGGCAGCCCCGTGGCTGAGCACGATCGATGAGGTGAAAACCATCGCAAAAGCGCTGGCGAGGCCGGCCAGGAAGCGGATGACGGCAAAGACTGCGACGGAATTTGTGGCGGCCATGGCGGCGAGCAGGATTGCGGTGGCAAGCAGTGCCAGCAGCGCCACCAGCCGTTCGCGCCCCGCCGCCCAGCCATAGGCGGCAAGCACGGCGCCGACGAGATAACCGACGAAATTCGCCGAAGCGATAAAACCTGCATCCGCCGCAGAAAGCGGCACCCCGCTCATCATGCCGGGCAGGATCGGCGTGTAGGAGAAACGCCCGAACCCCATGGCCGCCGCCATCGCAACGGCGCCGGCGGCGGCAGTGGATACGAGATTCGGCGGAGAATGACGGATGCGCTCAAGCATGCAGCGCTTATCGCGCCGCAGCACCTGCGCGACAATCAAGTAATTCTGATCGGTCGATCAATTTCCGGAAACATGAAAAATTCCTCGCCTCCCTTGAAAGCGATTATCTTACGATATATGTTTTAAGACATAGCCAACGATATATCCAACGATGACAGGAAAAATCATGAGAGGTTTTAAAGGCGGCATGTTCGGCGACGCTTTCCGCATGGGCCGCAAATTCGCGGCCGGCGATCTGCAGCTCGTCATTCTGGCGCTGCTCGCTGAGCAACCCCGCCACGGCTATGAATTGATAAAGTTGCTGGAGGAACGCTCCGGCGGCTTCTACGTGCCGAGCCCCGGCGTTATCTACCCGGCACTCACCTATCTCGAAGAAACCGGTCTTGCCGAGGTTGAGAACGAGGGCACCAAGAAACTCTACAGCATCACCGAGGCCGGCCGCCGCCGCGTCGAGGAAAACCGCGACATGATCCTGCACACACTCGCCAAGCTGGAACGCATCGGCGAGAAGATGGCCTATGTGAAGCGCGTCTTCGAAACCGACCGCCACGGCGCCGACGAGGGTGATGACGGCGATTTCATGCAGGACGGCGGCGATATTCGCGCCGCTCGCATGCTGCTGCGCTCAGCCCTTCGCATGCGTTATCCCTGGTCAAAGCCCGAGGCCGCCCGCATCGCCGGGATATTGGAACGTGCGGCGACGGAAATCCTGCAGGGCGGCAGGCCGGAAACGCGGGGGTGAGGAAGAAGGTTGGCGCCGATTTCGGTGGGTTGCAAGTGCACTAAACCTCTCCGTCCTCATTCCTGTGCTCGTCACAGGAATCCAGTGCGCCCAGGTCCCTGGGCGCGTGAGACTGTCTTCAACTGCTTATAGAGTCATTCACCGCGCCGACGCGCGGTGGCTGGATTCCTGTGACGAGCACAGGAATGAGGGAGGAGAAGTGAGCGTCCCCGACGATGCGCCGTCGAGACGCCGGCAGATCACGGTAACCATCGGGTATCCTCGAAGGGCGCGGCGCTTCCCTACGCCCGCCCGTCCGGCAAAGTCAGAATCACCGGCCCGTTGCGCGTTGCCACAACCGTATGTTCATACTGCACGGTCGGCGCCTTCGGATCGGCATAGAGCGTCCACGCATCGTCGCCGCCTTCCGCCCAGGTCGCGCCGAGCGACAGGAAAGGCTCGACGGTAAAGACGAGCCCATCCGTCATGACGCGTTTTTCCGAAGGGTCCGGCCAGGTCGAGAGTTCGGCCGGCTCCTCGTGCAGCGAGCGGCCGACGCCGTGGCTCGCCAGATTGGCGACCAGCGTATAGCGGTTCTTCTGCGCGAAGGCGCCGACAGCGGTGCCGATCTTTGCCAATGGCTCGCCCGATTTCACCTGGTTAAGCCCGACCCAGAGCGCCCGCTTGCCGTCGCGGCAGAGCTTGTCGATCTTCGGCTTG
This Rhizobium acidisoli DNA region includes the following protein-coding sequences:
- a CDS encoding tetratricopeptide repeat protein, translated to MAFNDDSFIREVNEELRSDQMKGVWRRFGRYIIVVAILIVVGTAGKVLYEYWDDTRSSGAGDQFLAAMKLADENKNDEALAALDKLEKEGHGAYPVLARMRAATVQAQKGDAAAAIAAFNEIGKDNGVPAAVRDAAKMRAGWLLIENGSYEQVSAAIEEMAVPGNAFRHSAREALGLASYKAGNMAQARQWFQSIVDDTDSPRNVTNRAHMMLDLITASGKAPAAQG
- a CDS encoding NnrU family protein — encoded protein: MALLIVGIILFLGVHLVRVVAPGFRASMIASLGEKGWRAGYSIASLATLILLIYGFGQARQVTGILYNPPVWMAHITITLMLIAMICLVASLLPAGHIATKTKHPMVLSVKIWALAHLLANGETSSVLLFAAFLAWGVILRISLKRRQRAGEIVLRPFVSAKYDLYAIVIGIVVWALIIWKLHEWSIGVSPLVM
- a CDS encoding polysaccharide deacetylase; amino-acid sequence: MSRPLLSACLAVSFLLPVTAEAVDRPKQLVIISFDGAHDNALWLKSREMAAKNGAHFTYFLSCTFLMNEAAKKAYQAPHQRRGKSNVGFAQSDDEIRERLGNIWHAHLEGHDISSHACGHFDGREWSEADWSAEYATFHTTLKNAWKGVGLDEPAGWQDLVDHGIKGFRAPYLSATAGADMIAAEKKAGFSYDASLVTKGPAMPVEEDGIIRFGLPLIPEGPSEKPIIGMDYNLFVRHSKGEEDTADSSAFEQRAYSAFKEAFDKQYAGSRIPLQLGFHFVEMNGGAYWRALDRLVSDVCHRADVACVSYSEAIPMIEARGRLQQTSGL
- the sbmA gene encoding peptide antibiotic transporter SbmA, producing MFHSFFPQPKAFFTSLVVWTLISIAGWYLFAGHLGVSLGYGPVPEEQQPIDLSFFLLPENLWFYGYFFLTAVIFCGAWHLKALHHPWKLWSIWGSALIIFVTYFGVQISVVINNWRRPFGDLLQNALSKQQGISVDNFYSLMWVFCQIAFLSMFVSIMTDFFTSHYIFRWRTAMNNFYMSKWEKLRHIEGASQRVQEDTMRFSSTLEGLGISLINSVMTLVVFLPILLALSHYVTELPFIGPVANSLFWLALFWSAFGTVLLAVAGVKLPGLNFRNQRVEAAYRKELVYGEDHAERAQPLTVTELFGNVRRNYYRMYFHYMYFNVARYFYIQADALFVVFMLVPTIVAGTITYGIFQQISTAFGQVSNSFQYLVNSWTTIIELLSIHKRLKAFEAAIDDEPLPDIDQRYLERDAGVVHADG
- a CDS encoding YbfB/YjiJ family MFS transporter, producing MLERIRHSPPNLVSTAAAGAVAMAAAMGFGRFSYTPILPGMMSGVPLSAADAGFIASANFVGYLVGAVLAAYGWAAGRERLVALLALLATAILLAAMAATNSVAVFAVIRFLAGLASAFAMVFTSSIVLSHGAAAGNDHVQAAHFGGPGAGIALSSIMVFLIGLGFHGGQDSWRADWIGGALYCAASLVVVFLLLPSAPAQSARTGKEPALVWSRPMVLITLSYGLFGFGYVITATFLVTIARLSSTGAFVEFLCWFIAGLTSAVALFAWKPLVRPLGLGGVYVAALLVEAAGVLATVMLPHSAAPLIGGALFGATFLAITAYGLQIGRKLSPESPRRILAMMTAAFGVGQIVGPVVAGWIAERSGSFTVPTVIAAAALLVCAALVMPVIKKIA
- a CDS encoding PadR family transcriptional regulator, yielding MRGFKGGMFGDAFRMGRKFAAGDLQLVILALLAEQPRHGYELIKLLEERSGGFYVPSPGVIYPALTYLEETGLAEVENEGTKKLYSITEAGRRRVEENRDMILHTLAKLERIGEKMAYVKRVFETDRHGADEGDDGDFMQDGGDIRAARMLLRSALRMRYPWSKPEAARIAGILERAATEILQGGRPETRG
- the map gene encoding type I methionyl aminopeptidase; translation: MVIANDDELTKLKEIGRICANAIQVMAAAMEPGMTTLELDRIGRKVLEDSGARSAPEFCYQFPGATCISVNEEIAHGIPGPRVIRAGDLVNIDVSAEKDGFFADTGASFAMPPVKPKIDKLCRDGKRALWVGLNQVKSGEPLAKIGTAVGAFAQKNRYTLVANLASHGVGRSLHEEPAELSTWPDPSEKRVMTDGLVFTVEPFLSLGATWAEGGDDAWTLYADPKAPTVQYEHTVVATRNGPVILTLPDGRA